In Papaver somniferum cultivar HN1 chromosome 9, ASM357369v1, whole genome shotgun sequence, the genomic stretch TTGCAGCACATTCTCTACAGGCAAAAAGAACAGTTTAGTGATGGTGTTGGCTACAGCTGGATTGATGGGCTTAAAGCACATGCTGCAGAAAATGTACTCTTCTCTCTTTAGTGTGTTTGTCAATATCTGCTTATGCATGATCTCTTATTTCTGAATTATAAAACGCACATCTTTCTTTCCAGGTGACGGACAAAATGATGCTTCAGGCAGCACACATTTACCCTCATAATACGCCCACAAGTAAAGAGGCTTACTACTATAGAATGATCTTCGAGAGATTATTCCCACAGGTAATAAAACCGGTTAAACTGTAGAAAACAACTAGCACACTGTTGATCTGATCAGAATATTTATAAATTTAGTTACCCTTTATATTTTTCCATGCAGAACTCAGCAACATTAACAGTTCCAGGAGGTGCAAGCATAGCCTGCAGCACAGCCAAAGCCATTGAATGGGACTCTAATTGGTCCAACAATCTCGACCCTTCTGGCCGATCTGCCTTAGGTGTTCATGTTTTGGCGTATGATCCAAAATTGCCTGGTCCTATTCCTGTTTCAATATCCCCAGCCAAAATCATGACTGGCGTTCAGAGGATGGTCGAACTGGATGTTCCTAGTGTTGCGATTCAAACCTAAGATTTCCGATTTACATATTTCTAAGGTAGCGGTGTGCAGTTTAGAGTGTCATATGTACATAACTACCATTAGGAATTTCAGAGAGTGAGGTTAGCGAAAGGGTTTGttatattattttcttgattACAAGTATGAGAAGAACAGTTGGTTCCATGTATCCGGCACCCCCGGTAAACACCAGTGTATGCAGTCTGTGTGgcctcttggctttgctttttgttCATCTGTTACAACTTTTCCGCCAAATTCAGTGTAAACTGATGCATGTCCGTCAATCCTACGCTCTGACATTTGTGTGATGTTGATAAATTGTACAGGAGTTTTCATTCGATCTACTACACTGGCTACTATGTTCATAACCCGGCGATTTAAATCACGTCCCCAGTACTTGTTGAAAGGCTTTGTTTCATTGTAGCAGCGAAATCCTCTCTTTTCATGCCGATCTATGCTCCTGCAATGCCCAATAACTCATCATTAGCTAACCACACACCATTATCTGAATTTATCCCAAAATGAATGTATTTTACTTCTAGCTTTGCAGTTTGCACAGTTTTCAGGTTGAGAAATGAAGCATACCCCATGTGTGTTGGAGACATTGTAGTAAAGAAGACCCTGATCTTGTTGGAAGCAACAGTAGAGTCAACCCAATTAGCCCATGTCTTTAAGGAAATTCTGTAAGCCACTTCTGCCTCCAACTCTTCGTACCCGTCTTCGCCATTTGAAAATGAACCCCATCTGTAATCAATAACATGAATCAGCTTAAAAAGAGCTTCATTTCGATTCGGATAAAGTTGAGAGCTGGAACTTACAGTGACTTGATTTTGATACCATTCATCCACCAAATGTATGTGTTGAAAATAAGAATATCTACTCCTACCCAGTATTGTGCATGTTTAGATACTGAATCTACTTTCAGTATTCTCTTCCTTGGATCTGATATGATATCGAGATCGGAATTAGATTCAATTAGAAACGGCGCCCAGTAAAATTCAATTGTAGCATTGTATTCCTGAAAATGGAGTGCAGTCATTAATCAATTCCTGAAAATAATCGCTTTTCTAGTGCCAGTGAAAGCATAGCCGCCCGTACCTTGGCTTTAAAAACAGTGTGAGAAGGACCACGTCGACGCATGGTTTTTTGTTCTGGCGGTATGACAGATTGAACCAGACAAACGAAAGATTGCCATTGATTTTTCTGTAGTGAATCTCCAACAAACATGAGACGCTTTCCTCTCAGTTTATCAAGAACAACTTCAGGATCAAAGCTGCAGATGAATTCATAGTTTGAGCAAATGTGCATTTTAGACTTACACGTAGAAGCATAAATGTGGTGGATATGCACATTTGTTAGCAGGAAAGGAAATCGACCTTGGCAAAACACAATCATCTGGTTGCCATTCCCAGTGACGGTAATCAGAATCCGTTCGACCGTTCTTTACACACGAGACTTGTTTGTCGATATACGGGCAAGATTGGTCCGAGTACAATGGCTGAGACAAATTGTTGAATACCCATTTCCCTTTAGTAATATCACACTTGTTTTCAAGAAACTCTTCATCGTCTGTATTAGTTTTGTCGATTTCCTCTACTTCAGTAACTGAGTGACCATTTAGAAAAGAACTATATTAACCAACAAGTAACCGAATTTCGTAAGGTACAAATGAAACATGACATATAAACGGTAAAAGTAGTGTACCTTTTGAAGAACCATTGCTGGCAAGATCacttcttgttttctttttcgCAGAGGTGACCGAATCACTTGTTTTTGTTTCCTGACTTGAACAAGAATTGCTTAGCTTGAAAAATGACGCAGCAGAAAGTAACTTTGAATTCTCATCGTTGTAGAATAACCCAACAAAGGCAAATACAAGAAACGTGATAGCAATGACGAAAAGCGGAATTTTTACGCGGGCATGTTTCATTGTGCTAACAATGTGGTAGCTGAGACTGCAATAAGCTTAAAGAGGCAGGGGATTTAAAAGAAGAAATAAGGTTGTTGAAATCATATGATTTATATTAGTGGAGAAGTTATTTGAGTAAGAGTAAAGTTAAGACAACGTGCTATAAAGTTTACGGAAAGGGTAGAATGATATATAAATTGACATTCCAACTGCTGCTAACTCACTGCACTACACTTTTTTATAGCTTAGGTAAACGACACCTACCAGATGGGAAAGCTCAACTATAAGCAGGTGAACCCGTGAAAAGGTCTCAACGAAAAAGAGACCAATTAAGTATGGGAGATCAAAAAAGGGGAACTGGTCTGAcacacattttttttcttctgatgggTTCTGACACACAATATGATCTTGCCATGAATCCCCTGATGATTGAAAAGAAAGACAGGATCATAAAGCTAACTGATGTCGCACTCCTTGCTAAGGTAGGAGGAATGCAAGGTGAAGGTGGAAAGACCATTATTGGAACCCTTGAAGCCCATGTAAACGGGTTCATATTTACAAGAAATGATGCAAAATACATGCATTTCAAGGTTGCGGATATAAATGCAGCTGTTTTCCGGGTTGCAGACGAGAGGATGCTGCCGCCTCTCTGCACTTCCACTTGCATGACCACATCAAGGTGGGACAGAAAAATCAAAGGATATCCAGTTCCATTTGATGCCGACCCCTCAGGGACAGGATTATGATTCAGATGTGATTGAGAAAAAGAAGCAAACGAGGGATAAGGGCCGTAACGAAGATTCACAGAACTTTGTGGAGGAACTTGGAGCTAAACTGAATTGTCGATTCCGAGAGCTAGAAACAGACTGGGAATTTCATGGGGTTCTACCCTCAAAGGTACCATCCAGTTTTTTTCTGACTTCATTTTGCCTAGTTATGCTTGTAGAGATACCTTTCGTTGTGTCCATACTAACCGACATTGAGATTGTTAATCTGTccaaccatatatatatggggaaatTGCAGTGACTGTCATATTTAAGGACTTTAAGGCTGAGAATGTGTTTCAAATCTCAATTCCTTTTGAATCAGTTGAACGCTTAAAGGAGAAACTCAACTTAGTGGGTGTGGTCAAGTACTACGAGAACAAGCAGGATCTAGACTGGAAGTCAATAGTGAAAAATATCACAGATGACCCGGCGACATTCGTCAGAAATGATGGATGTGGGTTTTATGGAAGTCAATATTTAATCCCAGACGGCCCGGACTATTTTTCAGGTGAAGAAGAATAATAACAAAGTGAAAGGCAGATGCTCTATTTTGTGTTTTAAGTTATGTTTCATGTGTTTTTGGTTACAAGTATGTGTAC encodes the following:
- the LOC113309982 gene encoding protein trichome birefringence-like 3; its protein translation is MKHARVKIPLFVIAITFLVFAFVGLFYNDENSKLLSAASFFKLSNSCSSQETKTSDSVTSAKKKTRSDLASNGSSKVTEVEEIDKTNTDDEEFLENKCDITKGKWVFNNLSQPLYSDQSCPYIDKQVSCVKNGRTDSDYRHWEWQPDDCVLPSFDPEVVLDKLRGKRLMFVGDSLQKNQWQSFVCLVQSVIPPEQKTMRRRGPSHTVFKAKEYNATIEFYWAPFLIESNSDLDIISDPRKRILKVDSVSKHAQYWVGVDILIFNTYIWWMNGIKIKSLWGSFSNGEDGYEELEAEVAYRISLKTWANWVDSTVASNKIRVFFTTMSPTHMGSIDRHEKRGFRCYNETKPFNKYWGRDLNRRVMNIVASVVDRMKTPVQFINITQMSERRIDGHASVYTEFGGKVVTDEQKAKPRGHTDCIHWCLPGVPDTWNQLFFSYL